One window from the genome of Verrucomicrobiota bacterium encodes:
- a CDS encoding dienelactone hydrolase family protein codes for MDWTYRSRLVCGLGAALVVAALMGSARAAIYTESVEYNDGEAVLEGYLAYDDALDGKRPGVLIVHEWWGLGTHPKRVAERLAGLGYVAFALDMYGKGKLTDDAKQAGEWAGAFRTDSALAKRRFEAGLSVLRENDHVDASRIVAIGYCFGGGICLEMARMGVDLAGVVSFHGGLKSAVPETDRKPITAKILVCHGADDPSVPPAEVAAFEEEMRAAGADWVLIAYGGAVHSFTNPDADRPTARYNEKADRRSWKAMRQFLAEVFVESPDGLPLLQPKLDEIGPRSRAGSSAETRAVFAAAIDKLAKSGILEKATNVGDTAPLFELPDASGKTVKLADLLKQGPVVIAWYRGGWCPYCSAELPALEQALPAIRDRGATLVAISPQTVENSADTAKKLGLTFPLLSDAGGKVAERYGIRYVLDSEVSAIYKQFGLDLKKANDDDSDTLPLAATYIIASDGKVRYAFIDADYKKRAEPRGIVEALDKLGER; via the coding sequence ATGGATTGGACATACCGCAGCAGGCTCGTGTGCGGCTTGGGGGCGGCGCTGGTCGTTGCGGCGCTGATGGGTAGCGCGCGCGCCGCCATCTACACCGAGTCGGTCGAGTACAATGACGGCGAGGCCGTCCTCGAAGGATACCTGGCCTACGATGACGCGCTCGACGGCAAGCGGCCCGGCGTGCTCATCGTCCACGAGTGGTGGGGGCTCGGTACGCACCCGAAGCGCGTCGCCGAGCGGCTCGCCGGACTCGGCTACGTCGCGTTTGCTCTCGACATGTACGGCAAGGGCAAGCTCACCGACGACGCGAAGCAGGCGGGCGAGTGGGCGGGCGCGTTCCGCACCGATTCGGCGCTGGCGAAACGCCGCTTCGAGGCCGGGCTCAGCGTGTTACGCGAGAACGACCACGTGGACGCCTCGCGCATCGTGGCGATCGGCTACTGCTTCGGCGGCGGCATCTGCCTCGAGATGGCGCGCATGGGCGTGGACCTTGCCGGCGTTGTGAGCTTCCATGGCGGGCTCAAGAGCGCCGTGCCGGAGACGGATCGCAAGCCGATCACCGCCAAGATTCTCGTCTGCCACGGTGCGGACGACCCGAGCGTACCGCCCGCCGAGGTTGCGGCGTTCGAAGAGGAGATGCGCGCCGCCGGCGCCGACTGGGTCCTCATCGCCTACGGCGGCGCCGTGCACAGCTTCACCAACCCGGACGCCGACCGCCCGACGGCGCGCTACAACGAGAAAGCCGACCGCCGCTCGTGGAAAGCGATGAGGCAGTTCCTCGCTGAGGTGTTCGTCGAATCGCCCGACGGCCTGCCCTTGCTCCAGCCCAAGCTCGACGAGATTGGGCCACGCTCCAGGGCCGGCTCGTCCGCCGAGACGCGCGCCGTCTTCGCCGCCGCGATCGACAAGCTCGCCAAGTCGGGCATCCTCGAGAAGGCGACCAACGTCGGCGACACCGCGCCGCTCTTCGAGCTGCCCGACGCCTCGGGCAAGACGGTCAAGCTCGCCGACCTGCTCAAGCAGGGGCCCGTCGTCATCGCGTGGTACCGTGGCGGCTGGTGCCCGTACTGCTCGGCCGAACTGCCCGCGCTCGAACAGGCGCTGCCCGCCATCCGCGACCGCGGCGCCACGCTCGTCGCCATCAGCCCGCAGACCGTCGAGAACTCCGCCGACACGGCCAAGAAGCTCGGCCTCACCTTCCCCCTCCTGAGCGACGCCGGCGGCAAGGTCGCCGAGCGCTACGGCATCCGCTACGTGCTCGACAGCGAGGTGAGCGCCATCTACAAGCAGTTCGGCCTCGACCTGAAGAAGGCCAACGACGATGACTCCGACACCCTGCCGCTCGCCGCCACCTACATCATCGCCTCCGACGGCAAGGTCCGCTACGCCTTCATCGACGCCGACTACAAGAAGCGCGCGGAGCCGCGCGGCATCGTCGAGGCGCTCGACAAGCTCGGTGAAAGATGA
- a CDS encoding carboxypeptidase regulatory-like domain-containing protein: protein MDCWRDRRDCPATVLAIARVHRAIPCGTGRLLPDASRVRSATQRSEGRMMQSRPLRYTIVGLVSLLAAVMAGYGGCGDSDDDGVDGTSAIRGIISSFETADASFAPVMEERETLLARVASGISEALVPSAHAAGNREGILVYLDGPVSRSTTTAADGSFSFSQLPAGTYTLRFEYNGEEVTYRGKSGQVPEITLGQNEIIELVDIRISGGKVNIGNIHVIPID, encoded by the coding sequence ATGGACTGCTGGCGGGACAGAAGGGACTGTCCGGCCACGGTTCTGGCTATTGCACGGGTCCACCGAGCGATCCCGTGCGGCACAGGGCGCCTCTTACCTGATGCTAGCCGGGTCCGCTCTGCGACGCAACGCAGCGAGGGAAGAATGATGCAAAGCAGACCGTTACGCTACACGATTGTTGGGCTGGTGTCCCTGCTCGCCGCGGTCATGGCCGGCTACGGCGGTTGCGGGGACAGCGACGACGATGGAGTCGATGGAACGTCCGCAATCCGGGGCATCATCTCGTCGTTCGAGACGGCGGATGCAAGCTTCGCGCCTGTCATGGAGGAAAGGGAGACTCTTCTGGCGAGAGTCGCTTCCGGCATATCAGAAGCCTTGGTGCCTTCTGCACACGCCGCCGGGAACCGCGAGGGGATACTGGTGTACCTGGACGGTCCGGTCAGCCGGAGCACAACGACCGCGGCCGACGGCTCGTTCAGCTTCTCCCAACTGCCTGCCGGGACCTATACGCTGCGGTTCGAGTACAACGGCGAGGAGGTCACCTATCGCGGCAAGAGCGGGCAGGTCCCCGAGATCACTCTGGGACAGAACGAGATCATCGAGCTCGTGGACATCAGGATCAGCGGGGGCAAAGTGAACATCGGAAACATCCACGTGATCCCAATCGACTGA
- a CDS encoding virulence RhuM family protein, with protein sequence MSDNLPIRSRDEASRFLFYETRDGRTRIEVRLEDNTVWLTQRLLAELYQKDVRTVSEHVSNIFAEGELDPGATIRKFRIVQTEGQREVTRDIDHYSLDMILAVGYRVRSTRGTQFRRWATSTLREYLVKGFVLDDERLKQGRTLGEDYFDELLERIRDIRASERRFYQKITDIYATSIDYDPNAPVTRDFFAAVQNKLHWAIHGHTAAEIIHERADAAKPHMGLTTWKHAPKGHIRRADVTVAKNYLDERELSALNRIVTMYLDYAETQAESRRLMHMTDWVGKLDAFLEFNEKNILTHAGHISAELAQEHAELEFDRFEQTRRRIEATQPTSDFDRFVEETRRLKQDDPASDQKS encoded by the coding sequence ATGAGCGACAACCTGCCCATCCGCAGTCGGGACGAAGCGTCCCGGTTCTTGTTCTACGAGACCCGCGACGGACGCACGCGTATCGAAGTGCGGCTCGAGGACAACACAGTGTGGCTAACGCAACGTCTTCTGGCGGAGCTCTATCAGAAGGACGTGCGCACCGTGAGCGAACACGTCAGCAACATCTTCGCGGAAGGCGAACTCGATCCCGGGGCAACTATCCGGAAATTCCGGATAGTTCAGACCGAGGGTCAGCGAGAGGTGACACGAGACATCGACCATTACAGCCTCGACATGATCCTGGCAGTCGGCTACCGCGTGCGGTCAACGCGGGGCACGCAGTTCCGTCGCTGGGCCACCAGCACGCTGCGCGAGTACCTGGTCAAGGGTTTTGTGCTCGACGACGAGCGGCTCAAGCAAGGCCGCACGCTGGGCGAAGACTATTTCGACGAGCTACTCGAACGCATCCGCGACATCCGGGCGTCCGAGCGCCGCTTCTACCAGAAGATCACGGACATCTACGCGACGAGCATTGACTACGATCCGAACGCACCGGTCACGCGCGACTTCTTCGCCGCAGTCCAGAACAAGCTCCACTGGGCCATCCACGGCCACACGGCCGCCGAGATCATCCACGAGCGGGCCGACGCGGCGAAGCCCCACATGGGCCTCACGACCTGGAAGCACGCACCCAAAGGCCACATCCGCCGCGCCGACGTGACGGTCGCCAAGAACTACCTCGACGAGCGCGAGCTCAGCGCGCTCAACCGCATCGTGACCATGTACCTCGACTACGCCGAAACCCAGGCGGAGAGCCGTCGCCTGATGCACATGACGGATTGGGTGGGCAAGCTCGATGCCTTCCTCGAGTTCAACGAGAAGAACATCCTCACGCACGCCGGCCACATCAGCGCCGAGCTCGCGCAGGAACACGCCGAGCTTGAGTTCGATAGATTCGAGCAGACCCGTCGCCGGATTGAAGCCACCCAGCCCACCAGCGACTTCGATCGTTTCGTCGAGGAAACCCGCCGGCTCAAACAGGACGACCCGGCATCCGATCAGAAGTCGTGA
- a CDS encoding IS4/IS5 family transposase, whose protein sequence is TMHLIAYNLVRALMLQAAERDHADPLRLSLAGTLAAVRQWAPALAAEQSAQARRRLLEQFWRCVARDAIPWRPNRLEPRARKRRPKNYQLLTRPRSQFKEIQHRNRYRRPLS, encoded by the coding sequence ACCATGCACCTGATCGCCTACAACCTGGTGCGTGCCCTCATGCTCCAGGCCGCCGAGCGCGACCATGCCGATCCCTTGCGCCTGAGCCTGGCCGGCACACTCGCCGCCGTCCGCCAGTGGGCCCCCGCCCTGGCCGCCGAGCAGTCAGCCCAAGCGCGCCGACGCCTGCTCGAGCAGTTCTGGCGCTGCGTCGCTCGCGACGCCATCCCCTGGCGCCCCAACCGGCTCGAACCCCGAGCCCGCAAACGACGCCCCAAAAACTACCAGCTCCTCACCCGGCCCCGGTCCCAGTTCAAGGAAATCCAACACCGAAACAGGTACAGGCGCCCCTTATCTTAG